A DNA window from Actinomadura coerulea contains the following coding sequences:
- the sufC gene encoding Fe-S cluster assembly ATPase SufC — protein sequence MATLEIRDLHVSVGDGSDGAKEILRGVDLTVKAGETHAIMGPNGSGKSTLAYAVAGHPKYEVTSGSVTLDGEDVLAMSVDERARAGLFLAMQYPVEVPGVSVSNFLRSAVTAVRGEAPKLREFSKEMKAAMDALSIDPAFAQRSLNEGFSGGEKKRHEILQLEMLKPKVAVLDETDSGLDVDALKVVSEGVNRFASGDTGVLLITHYTRILRYVKPDFVHVFAGGRVVAEGGPELADELENEGYEKYVKASAAL from the coding sequence ATGGCCACGCTTGAGATCCGCGACCTCCACGTCTCCGTCGGCGACGGCTCCGACGGCGCGAAGGAGATCCTGCGCGGGGTCGACCTGACCGTGAAGGCCGGCGAGACCCACGCGATCATGGGGCCGAACGGCTCCGGCAAGTCCACCCTCGCCTACGCGGTCGCCGGCCACCCGAAGTACGAGGTGACGTCCGGCTCCGTCACGCTGGACGGCGAGGACGTCCTGGCCATGTCGGTCGACGAGCGCGCCCGCGCCGGGCTGTTCCTGGCGATGCAGTACCCGGTCGAGGTGCCCGGGGTCTCGGTGTCGAACTTCCTGCGCTCGGCCGTCACCGCCGTGCGCGGCGAGGCCCCGAAGCTGCGCGAGTTCTCCAAGGAGATGAAGGCCGCGATGGACGCCCTGTCCATCGACCCGGCGTTCGCGCAGCGCAGCCTGAACGAGGGCTTCTCCGGCGGCGAGAAGAAGCGGCACGAGATCCTGCAGCTGGAGATGCTGAAGCCGAAGGTCGCCGTGCTGGACGAGACCGACTCCGGCCTCGACGTCGACGCGCTCAAGGTCGTCTCCGAGGGCGTCAACCGGTTCGCCTCCGGCGACACCGGGGTCCTGCTCATCACGCACTACACGCGCATCCTGCGCTACGTGAAGCCCGACTTCGTGCACGTTTTCGCCGGCGGCCGCGTCGTCGCCGAGGGCGGGCCCGAGCTGGCCGACGAGCTGGAGAACGAGGGCTACGAGAAGTACGTGAAGGCGAGCGCGGCCCTATGA